One Candidatus Saccharibacteria bacterium RAAC3_TM7_1 genomic region harbors:
- a CDS encoding WbsZ (RAAC3_TM7_1_296), whose translation MTSLSYKSYADLAKAIHDYLPLIADQGFDLIVGIPRSGMVPAHIIGQDMNISVCSFDELVNNSETTHGNRVIRSKTPKTTHVAKKILVVDDAYGGGQRFMAKVASLPQKLRKKVTTLAVYSSTDSPTVDIYFEVVPYPRVFEWNILHHDIYTGQACYDMDGVLCEDPTVDQNDDGKEYLNFIKSARPKYIPTYTIKTIVTSRLEKYRKPTEAWLKKHGVKYQKLIMLDGYTAEERVRLGIHGRFKAQEYAKENYSLFVESNYSQALEINQLTGKPVYCIDSNILINDPKVEPQPKPDKIAQLKTVANNNLLLRTFTRLPYKAL comes from the coding sequence ATGACCAGCCTGAGCTATAAGAGCTACGCCGATCTTGCGAAAGCAATACATGACTACCTGCCTCTCATTGCCGACCAAGGCTTTGATCTAATCGTCGGTATACCACGCAGTGGAATGGTACCCGCCCATATCATCGGCCAGGATATGAATATATCGGTATGTTCGTTTGACGAGCTGGTTAATAATAGCGAGACAACACATGGCAATCGAGTAATTAGGAGTAAAACTCCCAAGACGACACATGTTGCCAAGAAGATTCTTGTAGTCGATGATGCGTACGGAGGCGGACAACGGTTTATGGCAAAGGTGGCATCGCTACCACAGAAGCTGCGCAAAAAGGTTACGACCCTAGCGGTGTACTCGTCCACGGACTCCCCAACGGTAGACATATATTTTGAGGTGGTTCCGTATCCAAGGGTATTTGAGTGGAACATACTTCACCATGATATATACACAGGACAGGCTTGCTATGACATGGATGGTGTTCTGTGTGAAGATCCTACAGTTGATCAAAATGACGATGGTAAAGAGTATCTGAATTTCATAAAATCAGCACGCCCAAAGTATATACCTACGTATACGATAAAGACAATTGTTACTTCACGGCTTGAAAAATATCGAAAGCCCACAGAGGCTTGGCTCAAGAAGCATGGTGTAAAATATCAAAAACTTATAATGCTTGATGGGTACACTGCAGAAGAGCGAGTTCGTTTAGGTATCCATGGCAGATTTAAGGCGCAGGAGTACGCAAAGGAGAACTACTCTCTATTTGTAGAAAGCAACTATAGCCAGGCTCTAGAGATTAATCAACTTACTGGCAAGCCGGTCTATTGTATAGATAGTAATATACTCATAAATGACCCCAAAGTAGAGCCGCAGCCAAAGCCAGATAAAATTGCACAATTGAAGACGGTTGCGAATAACAACCTTCTTCTGCGCACATTCACACGTTTGCCCTATAAAGCTCTCTGA